A genomic stretch from Arachis stenosperma cultivar V10309 chromosome 3, arast.V10309.gnm1.PFL2, whole genome shotgun sequence includes:
- the LOC130968689 gene encoding ras-related protein RABA1f-like: protein MGAYRADDDYDYLFKVVLIGDSGVGKSNLLSRFTRNEFSLESKSTIGVEFATRSIKVDDKVVKAQIWDTAGQERYRAITSAYYRGAVGALLVYDVTRHVTFENVARWLKELRDHTDANIVVMLVGNKADLRHLRAVSVEDATAFAERESTFFMETSALESMNVENAFTEVLTQIHSVVSKKALEVGNDPAALPKGQTINVGSRDDVSAVKKGGCCSN from the exons ATGGGGGCCTACAGAGCGGACGACGATTACGATTACCTCTTCAAGGTGGTGCTGATCGGTGACTCTGGCGTCGGAAAATCGAACCTTCTCTCTCGCTTCACAAGGAATGAGTTCAGCCTTGAATCCAAGTCCACCATTGGTGTTGAGTTCGCCACCAGAAGCATTAAGGTTGATGATAAGGTTGTCAAGGCTCAGATTTGGGACACTGCTGGTCAAGAGAG GTACCGGGCAATTACAAGTGCTTATTATCGAGGAGCTGTTGGTGCTCTACTAGTTTATGATGTTACTCGCCATGTTACGTTTGAAAATGTGGCGAGATGGCTAAAGGAGCTGAGAGATCACACAGATGCCAACATTGTGGTAATGCTTGTAGGAAACAAGGCAGATCTGCGCCATCTGCGAGCAGTTTCCGTCGAAGACGCCACTGCCTTTGCTGAAAGAGAGAGCACATTTTTCATGGAAACATCTGCCCTTGAGTCAATGAACGTTGAGAATGCCTTCACAGAAGTCCTGACCCAGATCCACAGCGTCGTAAGCAAGAAGGCCCTTGAAGTTGGTAATGATCCAGCAGCATTGCCGAAAGGGCAGACGATCAATGTTGGTTCCCGGGACGACGTCTCAGCGGTGAAAAAAGGTGGATGTTGTTCTAATTGA